A stretch of the Mycolicibacterium celeriflavum genome encodes the following:
- a CDS encoding RNA-guided endonuclease TnpB family protein produces the protein MARHTTFRFCLDPTVEQCAVLARHAGASRFAFNQCLQIVKTTLTQRRTDPGVEVPWTGFDLINAFNAWKKSEAAGRVFAVDAHGGVEVAVTGLSWRREVCQQVFEEAAVDLGNGLKAWSDSRSGKRSGRRVGFPRFKKKTGASASLRLRNKHSKGKPPAIRVGDGNRPRSVTLPGIGLISVHDDTRDLRRMIAKDRAKILFATISYRGGRWWCALNVEAADLHPRQQHPTRADDADGWVGVDRGLSTFLVAATSDGTEVARIRDAPKALAAGLKQQRRLAKSLSRKQKGSHHRKHAAARLGRHHHRVANIRRHFLHQVSGELVKTHDRLVIEDLNVAGMLANHRLARAISDAGWSEFARLLRYKQAWRGGEVMEADRWYPSTRLCPQCGAVKNDMTLADRVFTCGCGYCADRDTNAATNLARWGHSHDLHRSPDPQAGGRATNARRRDGSGQHSYVGETSPKDAGTDVHTSPAA, from the coding sequence ATGGCGCGGCACACCACATTCCGGTTCTGTCTCGATCCGACGGTCGAGCAGTGTGCGGTGCTGGCCCGGCACGCCGGAGCCTCGCGGTTCGCGTTCAACCAGTGCTTGCAGATCGTGAAAACCACGCTGACACAGCGTCGCACCGATCCGGGCGTGGAGGTGCCGTGGACCGGTTTTGACCTGATCAATGCGTTCAACGCGTGGAAGAAGAGCGAGGCTGCCGGCCGAGTCTTCGCCGTCGATGCCCACGGCGGCGTCGAGGTGGCGGTGACAGGCCTGTCCTGGCGGCGTGAGGTCTGTCAGCAGGTGTTCGAGGAAGCTGCCGTCGACCTGGGCAACGGCCTCAAAGCGTGGTCGGATTCGCGCTCGGGCAAGCGATCGGGCCGCCGTGTCGGCTTCCCCCGTTTCAAGAAGAAGACCGGCGCTAGCGCCTCGCTTCGGTTGCGCAACAAGCATTCCAAGGGTAAACCGCCGGCGATCCGTGTCGGCGATGGCAACCGGCCTCGGTCGGTCACACTGCCCGGCATCGGTCTTATCTCGGTGCATGACGACACCCGCGATCTGCGGCGGATGATCGCCAAAGATCGGGCGAAAATCTTGTTCGCCACGATCAGCTATCGCGGCGGCCGGTGGTGGTGTGCGTTGAATGTCGAGGCCGCCGACTTGCACCCACGCCAGCAGCACCCGACTCGCGCCGACGACGCCGACGGTTGGGTGGGTGTGGACCGCGGCCTATCGACGTTCCTGGTCGCCGCCACCAGCGACGGCACCGAAGTCGCCCGCATCCGCGATGCGCCCAAAGCGCTGGCTGCTGGGCTCAAACAGCAGCGACGGCTAGCCAAGTCGTTGTCCCGCAAGCAGAAAGGATCACACCACCGCAAGCATGCCGCCGCCCGGCTGGGCAGGCATCATCACCGTGTCGCCAACATTCGACGCCATTTCCTGCACCAGGTATCAGGCGAGCTGGTCAAGACCCACGACCGGCTCGTCATCGAAGATCTCAACGTGGCGGGCATGCTGGCCAACCATCGGCTGGCTCGGGCGATCTCGGACGCGGGCTGGTCGGAGTTTGCCCGCCTGCTGCGCTACAAGCAGGCGTGGCGCGGCGGCGAGGTCATGGAAGCCGACCGCTGGTATCCCTCGACTCGCCTGTGTCCCCAATGCGGGGCGGTCAAGAATGACATGACGCTGGCCGATCGGGTGTTCACCTGCGGTTGCGGGTATTGCGCCGACCGGGACACCAACGCTGCGACGAATCTGGCCCGCTGGGGCCACAGCCATGACCTTCATCGATCCCCGGACCCCCAAGCAGGAGGCCGGGCCACCAATGCCCGCCGACGGGACGGCTCTGGCCAACACTCTTATGTTGGTGAAACCAGCCCGAAAGACGCGGGAACCGACGTTCACACCTCGCCCGCGGCCTGA
- a CDS encoding phosphotransferase family protein — MASEPAVEDVNRLEHSSRDLSTLPGVMSRWLSTVLPGGAAPEITVESGVDANGMSSETIILTGRWTADGQAQEQKWVARVAPTAEDVPVFSSYRMDHQFDVIRLVQEKTDVPVPQVRWLENSGDVLGTPFFLMDYVEGRVPPDVMPYTFGGNWFADSPAERQRELQDNTVGVIAELHSIPQPETTFGFLDDGSDRNALRRNLNWLKDWYQFAVPDIGRSSLIERALQWLEANWPADVAASDPVLVWGDSRVGNVLYSDYRPVAVLDWEMATLGPREMDAAWMIFAHNVFQELAGLAGLPGLPDFMREDDVKSTYAALTGVELGDLHWFYVYSGVIWACVFMRTSARRVRFGEIERPDDVESLFYHGSLLKRLIGEDA; from the coding sequence GTGGCTAGTGAACCGGCTGTCGAGGACGTCAACCGCCTCGAGCATTCGAGTCGCGATCTGAGCACCCTCCCAGGTGTGATGTCGCGGTGGCTCTCGACGGTGCTGCCAGGCGGAGCGGCGCCGGAGATCACCGTGGAAAGCGGCGTCGACGCCAACGGGATGTCGTCGGAAACGATCATCCTGACCGGACGCTGGACCGCCGACGGTCAGGCACAGGAACAGAAGTGGGTGGCCCGGGTGGCGCCCACGGCCGAGGACGTCCCGGTGTTCTCGTCCTACCGGATGGACCACCAGTTCGACGTGATCCGGTTGGTTCAGGAGAAGACCGATGTTCCGGTGCCGCAGGTGCGGTGGCTGGAGAACAGCGGCGACGTGCTCGGTACGCCGTTCTTCCTGATGGACTACGTCGAGGGCCGGGTGCCGCCCGATGTCATGCCGTACACCTTCGGCGGTAACTGGTTCGCCGACTCCCCGGCCGAACGGCAGCGGGAACTTCAGGACAACACCGTCGGCGTGATCGCCGAACTGCACTCAATCCCGCAACCGGAGACCACCTTCGGATTCCTCGACGACGGAAGCGACCGCAATGCGTTGCGGCGCAACCTGAACTGGCTCAAGGACTGGTATCAGTTCGCCGTCCCGGACATCGGACGCTCGTCGCTGATCGAGCGTGCCCTCCAGTGGCTCGAGGCAAACTGGCCTGCCGACGTCGCGGCGAGCGACCCGGTCCTGGTGTGGGGCGACTCGCGGGTCGGAAACGTGCTGTACTCGGATTACCGACCGGTGGCCGTACTCGACTGGGAGATGGCCACCCTCGGGCCGCGCGAGATGGATGCGGCCTGGATGATCTTCGCGCACAACGTTTTCCAAGAATTGGCGGGCCTCGCGGGGCTGCCCGGGCTGCCCGACTTCATGCGCGAGGACGACGTCAAGTCCACCTACGCCGCGCTGACCGGCGTCGAACTCGGCGACCTGCACTGGTTCTACGTCTACTCCGGCGTGATCTGGGCGTGCGTGTTCATGCGCACCAGCGCTCGGCGGGTGCGCTTCGGCGAGATCGAACGGCCCGACGACGTCGAATCGCTGTTCTACCACGGCTCACTACTCAAACGACTGATCGGAGAGGATGCCTGA
- a CDS encoding FAD-dependent oxidoreductase: MNDPDVLVVGAGPTGLAVACGLLLQGVRVQVIDKAVAPATTSRANFLHARGSEVLDRLGALGDLPERSVRAMSILTYLGDKPIMRIRFGDPGMHTAAPPMVISQAAVEGALRDRLAALGGEIHWGTALADVRQEPDAVTAVTDTGDTIGARWLIGCDGAASVARSAAGIDFPGVRLTERFLLADLRIGWDLDRSGTTGWIHQDGMIGAMPMPGGLWRIIAYDPDAQPKKPTQQEILARLERIIPERTGRSAPIEESEWLSMFTVHRRLATTYRRGRVLIAGDAAHTHAPFGGQGMLTGLGDAENLAWKLALVTAGRADEKLLNTYEAERRPLATEVLRGTSAVTKVNVAQSRIGRLIRDRVVVPVMNLPALQRWVTYRTSQLWVTYRHGPLARRSLPCRGLRPGDRVPGVSGAELHGRWGLLGADDDLTAIAINHLGADSISLIDRRIDGDALLVRPDGHLAWRGRRQKALRQWLTRALTTGTVR; the protein is encoded by the coding sequence ATGAATGATCCCGACGTCCTCGTGGTGGGGGCAGGGCCCACCGGTTTGGCCGTGGCCTGCGGCCTGCTGTTACAAGGTGTCCGTGTTCAGGTGATCGACAAAGCGGTCGCACCGGCCACCACGTCGCGGGCGAACTTCCTGCACGCTCGCGGGTCCGAAGTACTGGACCGCCTCGGCGCACTCGGTGATCTGCCCGAGCGGTCGGTGCGGGCGATGAGCATCCTGACGTATCTTGGTGACAAGCCGATCATGCGCATCCGGTTCGGCGACCCCGGCATGCATACCGCGGCACCGCCGATGGTGATTTCCCAGGCCGCCGTCGAGGGTGCGCTGCGGGACCGGCTCGCTGCGCTCGGCGGCGAAATCCACTGGGGCACAGCCTTGGCCGACGTGCGCCAGGAGCCGGATGCGGTCACGGCGGTCACTGATACCGGGGACACCATCGGGGCCCGCTGGTTGATCGGCTGCGACGGTGCAGCCAGCGTCGCGCGGAGTGCGGCCGGCATCGACTTCCCCGGAGTCCGGCTCACCGAACGTTTCCTGCTCGCCGACCTGCGTATCGGCTGGGACCTCGATCGGTCGGGCACCACCGGTTGGATACACCAGGACGGGATGATCGGAGCGATGCCGATGCCCGGTGGGCTGTGGCGCATCATCGCCTACGATCCGGATGCGCAACCGAAAAAACCCACACAGCAAGAGATTCTCGCGCGGTTGGAGCGCATCATCCCGGAGCGCACCGGCCGCTCGGCTCCCATAGAAGAGTCCGAGTGGTTGTCGATGTTCACCGTGCATCGCCGGCTGGCAACGACATACCGGCGTGGTCGGGTGCTGATCGCCGGCGACGCCGCGCACACTCATGCACCTTTCGGCGGTCAGGGAATGCTGACCGGCCTCGGTGACGCCGAGAACCTCGCATGGAAACTCGCGCTCGTCACCGCCGGTCGCGCCGACGAGAAGCTGCTGAACACGTATGAAGCCGAACGCCGTCCGCTTGCCACCGAAGTGTTGCGCGGCACCAGCGCGGTGACCAAAGTGAATGTGGCGCAGAGCAGAATCGGTCGATTGATCCGCGACCGCGTGGTGGTTCCGGTGATGAACCTGCCAGCTTTGCAACGTTGGGTGACGTACCGGACGTCGCAGTTGTGGGTGACGTACCGTCACGGACCGTTGGCGCGCCGATCGCTGCCGTGCCGGGGGCTGCGCCCGGGCGACCGGGTGCCCGGGGTGTCCGGCGCCGAATTGCACGGGCGGTGGGGGCTTCTGGGGGCCGATGATGACCTCACCGCGATCGCGATCAATCACCTCGGTGCTGACAGCATTTCGTTGATCGACCGACGCATCGACGGTGACGCGTTGCTCGTCCGACCCGACGGCCATCTCGCGTGGCGCGGCCGCCGACAGAAAGCATTGCGCCAGTGGCTGACTCGTGCGCTCACGACAGGGACCGTGCGATGA
- a CDS encoding enoyl-CoA hydratase: MTDALVLVVDHGPVRVLTLNRPEAQNALSRGLIKAAYTALTEADADESVGAVVLTGADPAFCAGVDLKEAQRDGLSYFEEFRSQSCIAATGNMRTPIIGAINGATFTGGLEMALGCDFLVASERAVFADTHARVGILPGGGMTARLPQVVGLAMARRLSMTGEVIDAARAEHIGLVTEVVAHDRLLDRAVELAMQIAEVPGPVMLGLKEIYTTGAAAVIDPALAAEQRIAFAQHRDFEGLGDQFRAVSERNKRQIDR, translated from the coding sequence ATGACCGATGCCCTTGTCCTCGTCGTCGATCACGGCCCGGTGCGGGTCCTGACCCTCAACCGGCCCGAGGCGCAAAACGCGTTGAGTCGCGGCCTGATCAAGGCCGCATATACCGCGTTGACCGAGGCCGACGCCGACGAGTCCGTCGGCGCGGTGGTGCTCACCGGTGCAGACCCTGCCTTCTGCGCCGGCGTGGACCTCAAGGAGGCGCAGCGCGACGGCCTGAGCTATTTCGAGGAGTTCCGCTCCCAGAGCTGCATCGCCGCGACCGGCAACATGCGCACGCCGATCATCGGGGCGATCAACGGCGCGACGTTCACGGGAGGTCTGGAGATGGCGCTCGGCTGCGACTTCCTCGTGGCCTCCGAGCGCGCCGTGTTCGCCGACACCCACGCCCGGGTCGGCATTCTGCCCGGCGGCGGCATGACTGCCCGCCTCCCCCAGGTGGTCGGGCTCGCGATGGCCCGCCGACTCTCGATGACCGGCGAGGTTATCGACGCGGCCCGCGCCGAACACATCGGGCTGGTGACCGAGGTTGTCGCGCATGACCGGTTGCTCGACCGCGCGGTCGAACTGGCCATGCAGATCGCCGAGGTGCCCGGACCGGTCATGCTCGGCCTGAAGGAGATCTATACGACCGGGGCGGCCGCGGTGATCGATCCGGCGTTGGCCGCCGAGCAGAGAATCGCGTTCGCACAGCATCGCGATTTCGAGGGGCTGGGCGATCAGTTCCGCGCAGTGTCAGAGCGCAACAAGCGCCAGATCGACCGCTGA
- a CDS encoding TetR/AcrR family transcriptional regulator — protein MKSDASSVDKTSGAGRPRDPRIDAAILQATADLLAEIGYSNLTIAAVAERAGTTKTALYRRWSSKAELVHEAAFPAAPTAIDTPPGDIAADIRAMLAAARDVFSSPVVRAALPGLISDMAADADLNDRVMDRFTGVFVAVRNRLTDAVQRREVHPDVDPDRLVEVIGGATLLRMLLRPGEPLGDDWVEQTAAIVVHGVVT, from the coding sequence ATGAAATCAGACGCGTCATCGGTTGACAAGACCTCGGGCGCCGGGAGACCCCGGGATCCGCGTATTGACGCTGCCATACTGCAGGCCACTGCGGATCTGCTTGCCGAAATCGGCTATTCGAACCTCACGATCGCCGCGGTGGCCGAACGGGCGGGCACCACCAAGACCGCCCTGTATCGACGGTGGTCCAGCAAGGCCGAACTCGTCCACGAAGCCGCGTTTCCGGCCGCGCCGACCGCGATCGACACACCGCCGGGCGACATCGCCGCCGACATCCGCGCGATGCTCGCGGCCGCCCGCGACGTGTTCTCCAGCCCAGTGGTGCGCGCGGCGTTGCCCGGCCTGATCTCCGACATGGCCGCCGACGCCGATCTCAACGACCGGGTGATGGACCGGTTCACCGGGGTGTTCGTGGCGGTGCGCAACCGGTTGACCGACGCGGTGCAGCGACGCGAGGTTCATCCCGATGTCGACCCGGACCGGTTGGTGGAGGTGATCGGCGGCGCGACGTTGCTGCGGATGCTGCTGCGGCCCGGCGAGCCGCTCGGCGACGACTGGGTCGAGCAGACCGCCGCAATAGTGGTCCACGGTGTGGTGACATGA
- a CDS encoding PIG-L deacetylase family protein produces the protein MTGVPEAFPTDWRTALVMVPHPDDPEYGCAAAVAKWTAEGKTIHYVFASRGEAGIAGMAPEQAGPVREQEQLRSAAIVGVDDVRFWDFPDSEIRNTAELRAKVVDAITEFDPDLVISIYGGPEWAPGAPNQRDHIEFATAVLDAYDSLPDPPRWLFQNGPGGTHVEAVDDGCFERAVASLSEHQVYLSVLDPDTPVAAQARKQVEMSTPPRGEFGGRTVEFVLMRNH, from the coding sequence ATGACAGGCGTGCCCGAGGCGTTTCCAACCGATTGGCGCACCGCGCTCGTGATGGTCCCGCACCCCGACGACCCCGAGTACGGATGCGCCGCGGCAGTGGCGAAGTGGACCGCCGAGGGCAAGACCATCCACTACGTGTTCGCCAGCCGCGGCGAGGCCGGCATCGCCGGGATGGCGCCCGAACAGGCCGGTCCGGTGCGCGAGCAGGAGCAGCTGCGGTCGGCGGCCATCGTCGGTGTGGACGATGTCAGGTTCTGGGACTTTCCCGACAGCGAGATCCGCAACACCGCCGAGCTGCGCGCGAAGGTCGTCGACGCGATCACCGAGTTCGACCCGGACCTGGTGATCAGCATCTACGGCGGTCCCGAGTGGGCGCCGGGCGCGCCGAACCAGCGCGATCACATCGAGTTCGCGACCGCGGTCCTCGACGCGTATGACAGCCTGCCCGACCCGCCGCGCTGGCTGTTCCAGAACGGCCCCGGCGGCACCCACGTCGAGGCTGTCGACGACGGCTGCTTCGAGCGCGCGGTCGCGTCGCTCTCCGAGCACCAGGTCTACCTGTCGGTGCTCGACCCGGATACGCCTGTCGCAGCGCAGGCCCGCAAACAAGTGGAGATGTCGACGCCCCCGCGCGGCGAGTTCGGCGGCCGCACCGTCGAGTTCGTCCTGATGCGTAACCACTAG